In the genome of Dermacentor variabilis isolate Ectoservices chromosome 5, ASM5094787v1, whole genome shotgun sequence, one region contains:
- the LOC142582843 gene encoding signal peptide peptidase-like 2B isoform X1 produces the protein MTLLCVRRLRGTSFVSVMRLIVFLALTISQVSAGEYSVIMAEADNSVHQFCMVYFSEFKELPESPERMPYIQMVNLTSQDGCKKLQSINLHGKVALIKDSGNCTLDKVVLHYKAAQAYGIVISTQKSRVDNIIINRNDTRHLDLVVGFVTDVTGNSLLSLMKPKEPLLTKLFTKRSLAFDYSLIIIWLVAVFTLGVGSYWSGLVKHEIYQHEIGKCSHASHAGAEGEESSLPKSENVLEEESSLDVSPVLVTLFVICMGVMLLLLYFFFQYLVFFIIGMFALASVVSVIGVLEPLIYKIPIGTTRIPRNVCPCFHGPLEVRQLALIVFAISVSVTWVVLRHHPQSWILQDLLGVAFSINMLKTLRLPNLMICSVLLVLLFFYDIFFVFVTPFLTMKGESIMVDLATRGLEQLPMKGESIMVEVAKGGNTQEQLPMVLRVPHFNNESLSVCFGQFSLLGFGDILVPGLLVAYCHGFDLLTTRSRLYFFTGTLFYGVGLVLTFIALYLMRTPQPALLYLVPATLLPTICIAWCRGQLADIWHGVKPVPLTLAGQAAPQATVVPPRAVGSANASQAPSSPTSFHGPINLSRPGTPPPLASPQHPPGSTMLQLGASQYSIQPRMSPPPSPGSGGRSSPGHMANGHSNARVPGIPQANTPLLSAAQYPHPGTQSQYWVGAQDHFVNALPAETAQR, from the exons ATGACGTTGCTTTGTGTGCGCCGTTTGCGTGGAACTTCATTTGTCTCTGTGATGAGGCTGATCGTATTCCTGGCATTGACCATTTCACAG GTCTCAGCCGGGGAGTACTCGGTGATAATGGCAGAAGCAGACAATTCCGTGCATCAGTTTTGTATGGTATATTTCTCAGAATTCAAAGAATTACCTGAGAGTCCAGAACGAATG CCGTACATCCAAATGGTCAACTTAACATCTCAGGATGGCTGCAAGAAGCTGCAGTCTATTAACCTGCATGGCAAAGTTGCTCTCATAAAAGACAGCGGGAACTGCACACTGGACAAGGTTGTTCTTCACTACAAAGCTGCGCAGGCATACGGCATTGTCATTTCGACGCAGAAGAGCAGAGTG gacaacatcatcatcaacagaaATGACACGCGTCACTTGGATCTTGTTGTTGGATTTGTCACAGACGTCACTGGCAACAGCTTGCTG AGTCTGATGAAGCCGAAGGAACCCTTGCTGACTAAGCTGTTCACGAAGAGAAGCTTGGCATTCGACTATAGCTTGATCATCATCTGGCTGGTGGCTGTGTTCACCCTTGGCGTAGGCTCCTACTGGTCAGGTCTGGTCAAACACGAGAT CTACCAGCACGAAATTGGGAAGTGCTCACATGCCAGCCACGCTGGGGCGGAAGGGGAGGAGAGTTCATTACCGAAGTCCGAGAATGTCCTCGAGGAAGAGAGCTCACTGGATGTCTCACCCGTGCTGGTCACTCTGTTTGTCATTTGCATGGGTGTCATGCTCCTTCTGCTTTACTTCTTCTTCCAGTACCTAG TGTTTTTCATCATCGGCATGTTTGCCTTGGCATCTGTGGTGTCTGTCATCGGTGTGCTTGAACCTCTAATCTACAAAATCCCAATAGGGACAACACG GATCCCACGCAATGTGTGCCCGTGCTTCCACGGCCCCCTGGAGGTGCGTCAGCTGGCGCTGATTGTGTTTGCCATCTCGGTGTCGGTGACCTGGGTTGTACTGCGCCACCACCCACAGTCATGGATACTGCAGGACCTGCTGGGTGTTGCCTTCAGCATCAACATGCTCAAGACTCTGCGCCTGCCCAACCTCATG ATTTGCAGCGTGCTCCTGGTGTTGCTTTTCTTCTACGACATCTTCTTCGTTTTCGTCACTCCATTCTTGACTATG AAGGGCGAGAGCATCATGGTGGATTTGGCCACAAGAGGCCTGGAGCAGCTGCCAATG AAGGGCGAGAGCATCATGGTAGAAGTGGCCAAAGGAGGCAACACTCAGGAGCAGCTGCCCATGGTGCTGAGGGTGCCCCACTTCAACAACGAGTCGCTGTCCGTCTGCTTCGGCCAGTTCTCCTTGCTGGGCTTCGGTGACATTCTTGTTCCCG GCCTTCTAGTTGCCTACTGCCATGGTTTTGACCTGCTGACAACGAGAAGCCGTCTGTATTTCTTCACTGGGACACTGT TTTATGGCGTGGGGCTTGTGCTCACATTCATCGCACTATACCTGATGCGAACTCCCCAGCCTGCCTTGCTGTACCTTGTGCCAGCCACGCTCTTGCCAACTATCTGCATAGCATGGTGTAGAGGGCAGTTGGCTGACATATGGCATGGCGTCAAG CCTGTGCCGCTAACACTGGCAGGGCAAGCCGCTCCTCAAGCCACGGTCGTGCCACCGCGGGCAGTCGGCAGTGCAAATGCTTCGCAAGCCCCATCATCTCCCACTAGTTTCCACGGGCCGATCAACTTGAGTCGACCAGGTACACCGCCTCCACTCGCGAGTCCACAGCATCCTCCAGGCAGCACCATGTTGCAGCTGGGAGCTTCTCAGTATAGTATTCAGCCAAGGATGTCTCCACCCCCAAGTCCAGGTTCTGGGGGCAGAAGCTCTCCAGGCCATATGGCAAACGGCCACTCGAATGCTCGTGTCCCTGGCATCCCGCAGGCGAACACTCCCCTGCTGAGTGCAGCTCAGTATCCTCACCCAGGAACACAAAGCCAGTACTGGGTGGGCGCGCAAGACCACTTTGTCAATGCTCTCCCTGCAGAAACAGCACAGAGGTAG
- the LOC142582843 gene encoding signal peptide peptidase-like 2B isoform X2, giving the protein MTLLCVRRLRGTSFVSVMRLIVFLALTISQVSAGEYSVIMAEADNSVHQFCMVYFSEFKELPESPERMPYIQMVNLTSQDGCKKLQSINLHGKVALIKDSGNCTLDKVVLHYKAAQAYGIVISTQKSRVDNIIINRNDTRHLDLVVGFVTDVTGNSLLSLMKPKEPLLTKLFTKRSLAFDYSLIIIWLVAVFTLGVGSYWSGLVKHEIYQHEIGKCSHASHAGAEGEESSLPKSENVLEEESSLDVSPVLVTLFVICMGVMLLLLYFFFQYLVFFIIGMFALASVVSVIGVLEPLIYKIPIGTTRIPRNVCPCFHGPLEVRQLALIVFAISVSVTWVVLRHHPQSWILQDLLGVAFSINMLKTLRLPNLMICSVLLVLLFFYDIFFVFVTPFLTMKGESIMVEVAKGGNTQEQLPMVLRVPHFNNESLSVCFGQFSLLGFGDILVPGLLVAYCHGFDLLTTRSRLYFFTGTLFYGVGLVLTFIALYLMRTPQPALLYLVPATLLPTICIAWCRGQLADIWHGVKPVPLTLAGQAAPQATVVPPRAVGSANASQAPSSPTSFHGPINLSRPGTPPPLASPQHPPGSTMLQLGASQYSIQPRMSPPPSPGSGGRSSPGHMANGHSNARVPGIPQANTPLLSAAQYPHPGTQSQYWVGAQDHFVNALPAETAQR; this is encoded by the exons ATGACGTTGCTTTGTGTGCGCCGTTTGCGTGGAACTTCATTTGTCTCTGTGATGAGGCTGATCGTATTCCTGGCATTGACCATTTCACAG GTCTCAGCCGGGGAGTACTCGGTGATAATGGCAGAAGCAGACAATTCCGTGCATCAGTTTTGTATGGTATATTTCTCAGAATTCAAAGAATTACCTGAGAGTCCAGAACGAATG CCGTACATCCAAATGGTCAACTTAACATCTCAGGATGGCTGCAAGAAGCTGCAGTCTATTAACCTGCATGGCAAAGTTGCTCTCATAAAAGACAGCGGGAACTGCACACTGGACAAGGTTGTTCTTCACTACAAAGCTGCGCAGGCATACGGCATTGTCATTTCGACGCAGAAGAGCAGAGTG gacaacatcatcatcaacagaaATGACACGCGTCACTTGGATCTTGTTGTTGGATTTGTCACAGACGTCACTGGCAACAGCTTGCTG AGTCTGATGAAGCCGAAGGAACCCTTGCTGACTAAGCTGTTCACGAAGAGAAGCTTGGCATTCGACTATAGCTTGATCATCATCTGGCTGGTGGCTGTGTTCACCCTTGGCGTAGGCTCCTACTGGTCAGGTCTGGTCAAACACGAGAT CTACCAGCACGAAATTGGGAAGTGCTCACATGCCAGCCACGCTGGGGCGGAAGGGGAGGAGAGTTCATTACCGAAGTCCGAGAATGTCCTCGAGGAAGAGAGCTCACTGGATGTCTCACCCGTGCTGGTCACTCTGTTTGTCATTTGCATGGGTGTCATGCTCCTTCTGCTTTACTTCTTCTTCCAGTACCTAG TGTTTTTCATCATCGGCATGTTTGCCTTGGCATCTGTGGTGTCTGTCATCGGTGTGCTTGAACCTCTAATCTACAAAATCCCAATAGGGACAACACG GATCCCACGCAATGTGTGCCCGTGCTTCCACGGCCCCCTGGAGGTGCGTCAGCTGGCGCTGATTGTGTTTGCCATCTCGGTGTCGGTGACCTGGGTTGTACTGCGCCACCACCCACAGTCATGGATACTGCAGGACCTGCTGGGTGTTGCCTTCAGCATCAACATGCTCAAGACTCTGCGCCTGCCCAACCTCATG ATTTGCAGCGTGCTCCTGGTGTTGCTTTTCTTCTACGACATCTTCTTCGTTTTCGTCACTCCATTCTTGACTATG AAGGGCGAGAGCATCATGGTAGAAGTGGCCAAAGGAGGCAACACTCAGGAGCAGCTGCCCATGGTGCTGAGGGTGCCCCACTTCAACAACGAGTCGCTGTCCGTCTGCTTCGGCCAGTTCTCCTTGCTGGGCTTCGGTGACATTCTTGTTCCCG GCCTTCTAGTTGCCTACTGCCATGGTTTTGACCTGCTGACAACGAGAAGCCGTCTGTATTTCTTCACTGGGACACTGT TTTATGGCGTGGGGCTTGTGCTCACATTCATCGCACTATACCTGATGCGAACTCCCCAGCCTGCCTTGCTGTACCTTGTGCCAGCCACGCTCTTGCCAACTATCTGCATAGCATGGTGTAGAGGGCAGTTGGCTGACATATGGCATGGCGTCAAG CCTGTGCCGCTAACACTGGCAGGGCAAGCCGCTCCTCAAGCCACGGTCGTGCCACCGCGGGCAGTCGGCAGTGCAAATGCTTCGCAAGCCCCATCATCTCCCACTAGTTTCCACGGGCCGATCAACTTGAGTCGACCAGGTACACCGCCTCCACTCGCGAGTCCACAGCATCCTCCAGGCAGCACCATGTTGCAGCTGGGAGCTTCTCAGTATAGTATTCAGCCAAGGATGTCTCCACCCCCAAGTCCAGGTTCTGGGGGCAGAAGCTCTCCAGGCCATATGGCAAACGGCCACTCGAATGCTCGTGTCCCTGGCATCCCGCAGGCGAACACTCCCCTGCTGAGTGCAGCTCAGTATCCTCACCCAGGAACACAAAGCCAGTACTGGGTGGGCGCGCAAGACCACTTTGTCAATGCTCTCCCTGCAGAAACAGCACAGAGGTAG